In a genomic window of uncultured Flavobacterium sp.:
- the ricT gene encoding regulatory iron-sulfur-containing complex subunit RicT, translating to MACTSCSTSDGGAPKGCKNNGTCGTDSCNKLTVFDWLANMSPSNGEAIFDCVEVRFKNGRKEFFRNSEKLTLSIGDIVATVASPGHDIGIVTLTGELVKIQMKKKGVNHESNEVPKIYRKASQKDIDIWSVARDREEQMKVRARELAIQHKLEMKISDIEFQGDGSKATFYYTANDRVDFRLLIKDFAKEFSTRVEMKQVGFRQEAARLGGIGSCGRELCCSTWLTDFRSVNTSAARYQQLSLNPQKLAGQCGKLKCCLNYELDTYMDALKDFPDYDTKLVTEKGDAICQKQDIFKGLMWFAYTNNFANWHVLKIDQVKEIIAENKLKNKVSSLEDFAVEITSEPEKDFNNAMGQESLTRFDQPKRKKKPNRKRKPNAEAEVVAAPKKQQPNPNQNQNKPGTGVGNGNPNPNKGNKPNNNKPNQSNKPKNSNENKPAEPRKPIIITKNENKK from the coding sequence ATGGCATGTACAAGTTGTTCAACCTCAGATGGTGGCGCACCAAAGGGTTGTAAAAATAATGGGACTTGCGGCACCGATAGCTGCAATAAATTGACGGTTTTTGACTGGCTCGCAAACATGAGCCCGTCTAATGGAGAGGCTATTTTTGACTGCGTTGAAGTACGTTTTAAAAACGGACGTAAGGAATTCTTTAGAAATTCAGAAAAATTAACTTTGAGTATTGGTGATATTGTAGCAACTGTTGCATCACCGGGACATGATATTGGTATTGTTACTTTGACAGGCGAATTGGTTAAAATTCAAATGAAGAAAAAAGGCGTTAATCACGAAAGTAATGAAGTGCCGAAAATTTACCGAAAAGCTTCTCAAAAAGATATTGATATTTGGTCTGTAGCGCGTGATCGCGAAGAACAAATGAAAGTTAGAGCCCGTGAATTGGCAATTCAGCATAAATTGGAAATGAAAATTTCTGATATTGAATTTCAAGGAGACGGATCGAAAGCTACATTTTACTATACGGCAAATGACAGAGTCGATTTTAGACTTTTGATTAAAGATTTTGCCAAAGAATTCAGTACCAGAGTTGAGATGAAACAAGTTGGTTTCCGTCAGGAAGCAGCTCGTTTAGGCGGAATTGGCTCTTGCGGAAGAGAACTTTGCTGTTCAACATGGCTTACTGATTTTAGAAGTGTAAATACCTCTGCAGCAAGATATCAGCAACTTTCATTAAATCCACAAAAATTAGCCGGACAATGCGGAAAATTAAAGTGTTGCTTGAACTATGAGCTTGATACTTACATGGATGCGTTGAAGGATTTTCCGGATTATGACACTAAATTGGTGACTGAAAAAGGAGATGCAATTTGTCAAAAACAAGACATTTTTAAAGGATTAATGTGGTTTGCTTACACGAATAATTTTGCAAACTGGCACGTTTTGAAAATTGATCAGGTAAAAGAAATTATTGCAGAAAATAAGTTGAAAAACAAAGTTTCTTCATTAGAAGATTTTGCTGTTGAAATTACTTCAGAGCCTGAAAAAGACTTTAATAATGCAATGGGTCAGGAAAGTTTAACCCGTTTTGATCAGCCAAAAAGAAAGAAAAAGCCAAATCGCAAACGCAAACCAAATGCAGAAGCAGAAGTGGTGGCTGCACCAAAGAAACAACAACCGAATCCAAATCAGAATCAAAACAAGCCGGGTACAGGAGTAGGAAATGGAAATCCAAATCCAAACAAAGGAAACAAACCGAATAATAATAAGCCAAATCAATCGAATAAACCTAAAAATTCGAATGAGAATAAACCGGCTGAACCTAGAAAACCTATAATTATTACTAAAAATGAGAATAAAAAATAG